The sequence CTCGGCCGCCTCGGCGCTCTGCGCGGCGAGGGCCTCCTTCACCGCCCGGATCGCCACACCCGGCGGGTAGCCCTTGCGGGCCAGCATGCCGACGAGGCGGCGGAACACCGCGTCGGGCTCGCCCCGGGTGGCGCGCAGCTTCCGCTCCACCAGGGCACGCGCCGTCTCCGCCTCGGTCTCCTCATCCAGCTCGCCGAGGGCCTCGCTGGCCACCTCGCCGTCGACGCCGCGTTGGCGCAGCTCGTTGGCGAGCGCCCGCCGGGCCAGCCCGCGGCCGGTGTGCCGGCTGCTCACCCAGGCTCGGGCGAAGGCGGCGTCGTCGATGATGCCGACCTCGTCGTACCGGTCGAGGACCTGAGCGGCGACCTCCTCGGAGATGCCCCGCCGGGCGAGGGCGCCGGCCAGCTCGGCCCGGGTGCGCGGCCGGACCGCGAGCTGCCGCAGGCAGATCTCCCGGGCCAGCTCGGCCTCGTCCCGGGGCGGGGCCGGGGTGGCGTCCGCGTCAGCGTCCTCGGCGCGGTGGCCCCGGCGGGGGCGGGGTGTGGTGGCGTCACCCGTGCGGGGCGGGCTGGCGTCCCAACCCCGCCCCGTCCGGGCGCGTCGTCCTGCCACGGGTCAGGTCAGAAGTCGACCGGCGGCAGCTCCGGGCCACCGGCGGCGTCGCCCACGCCGACCCCGACGCCGAGCTTCTCCAGGATCTTCTTCTCGATCTCGGCGGCCACGTCCGGGTTCTCCCGCAGGAACTCGCGGGCCTTCTCCTTGCCCTGGCCGAGCTGGTCGCCCTCGTAGGTGTACCAGGCGCCGGACTTGCGGATGATCGCCTGCTCCACGCCGACGTCGATCAGCGAGCCCTCGCGGGAGATGCCCTTGCCGTACATGATGTCGAACTCGGCCTGCTTGAACGGCGCGGCGACCTTGTTCTTCACGACCTTGACCCGGGTGCGGTTGCCGACCACCTCGGTGCCGTCCTTGAGGCTCTCGATCCGGCGCACGTCGAGCCGGACCGAGGCGTAGAACTTCAACGCCCGACCACCGGTCGTCGTCTCGGGACTCCCGAACATGACCCCGATCTTTTCCCGGAGCTGGTTGATGAAGATCGCGGTGGTGCCGGTGTGGTTGAGCACACCGGTGATCTTGCGGAGCGCCTGGCTCATCAGCCGGGCCTGGAGACCCACGTGGCTGTCGCCCATCTCGCCCTCGATCTCGGCGCGCGGCACCAGGGCGGCGACCGAGTCGATCACGATGATGTCGAGCGCGCCGGAGCGGACCAGCATGTCCGCGATCTCCAGCGCCTGCTCCCCCGTGTCGGGCTGGGAGACCAGCAGGGCGTCGGTGTCGACGCCGAGGGCCTTCGCGTACTCCGGGTCGAGCGCGTGCTCGGCGTCGATGAAGGCGGCGATGCCGCCGGCCCGCTGGGCGTTGGCCACCGCGTGCAGGGCGACCGTGGTCTTACCGCTGGACTCCGGGCCGTAGATCTCGATGACCCGGCCGCGGGGCAGACCGCCCACGCCGAGCGCGACGTCGAGCGCGATGGAGCTGGTCGGGATCACGGCGGTCTGGACGACCGGCCGCTCCCCCAGCCGCATCACCGACCCCTTGCCGAACTGCTTGTCGATCTGAGCGAGAGCAAGGTCGAGTGCCTTCTCCCGGTCCGGCCCTGCCGCCATCGTTGCCACCCCTGCCTTCGCCGGCGTCTTACCTGAGCTTCGCGTCACGCGGGACACGCTAGGCGCTGGGTCCGACAGAAAACCAGCCGACGGGCCGCGAGCTGTGGACGAGCACCCCGCTGTGGACAATAGCCGAACAGGTGTACGAGCCGGCAAGCGACACGCGGATCGGGGAAAATGACTGCTCAGCGTAGTCGCGCGGGCACCCGGTCGGGATACGCGGCGACCACCGCCCGCCACACGACGTGCGTCTCCTCACCCGCCGCGAGGGCCTGCTCGATGGTCCGCCCGCCGAGTTGGGACAGCACCTGATCGCTGGCGATGCTGGCCGCGTACGCCGGCCCGAACGTCTCCTCCAGCCGGGCCCAGAAGTCGGTCAGGCGCACAGCCACGTCCCTTCTGTCGCAGCCCGTGTCGGCAACGGGCGCAACGCTAGCGCCACCAGTAGCACGACGGCGACTCACCACAAACAGAGCGAGCAACAGGGTAGCCAGCCAACTCGGCGACAAACCCGGCCGATGCGCCGGCCAGCCCCCCAGGTCGGAGAGGCCCCGCAACTCGGGACGCACGTCGGCCGGCGCCGACTCCGACAGCAGCTTCGGAGCCGGCCACCATCGCGCCAAACCAAGTCCAGCCCGAGCAGGGTCAGCCCTACCGGCGCGCCGGCCGGGCGTGTCGCCTCCTCAGGGTTCCG comes from Micromonospora viridifaciens and encodes:
- a CDS encoding regulatory protein RecX gives rise to the protein MAGRRARTGRGWDASPPRTGDATTPRPRRGHRAEDADADATPAPPRDEAELAREICLRQLAVRPRTRAELAGALARRGISEEVAAQVLDRYDEVGIIDDAAFARAWVSSRHTGRGLARRALANELRQRGVDGEVASEALGELDEETEAETARALVERKLRATRGEPDAVFRRLVGMLARKGYPPGVAIRAVKEALAAQSAEAAEFAEQIDADALADAEQELDRDSRTLD
- the recA gene encoding recombinase RecA, with the translated sequence MAAGPDREKALDLALAQIDKQFGKGSVMRLGERPVVQTAVIPTSSIALDVALGVGGLPRGRVIEIYGPESSGKTTVALHAVANAQRAGGIAAFIDAEHALDPEYAKALGVDTDALLVSQPDTGEQALEIADMLVRSGALDIIVIDSVAALVPRAEIEGEMGDSHVGLQARLMSQALRKITGVLNHTGTTAIFINQLREKIGVMFGSPETTTGGRALKFYASVRLDVRRIESLKDGTEVVGNRTRVKVVKNKVAAPFKQAEFDIMYGKGISREGSLIDVGVEQAIIRKSGAWYTYEGDQLGQGKEKAREFLRENPDVAAEIEKKILEKLGVGVGVGDAAGGPELPPVDF
- a CDS encoding DUF3046 domain-containing protein yields the protein MRLTDFWARLEETFGPAYAASIASDQVLSQLGGRTIEQALAAGEETHVVWRAVVAAYPDRVPARLR